The DNA region CATCGGAGTGGCCGGTGGGTTCGAACTGATCCGACCGGTCTATTCGATAGCGCTCGTCGCGACGTTTCCCATCGGACTCGTCGTCGGCCCGATCATCATGGCCGTGATGTTTTTTGTGATCTTCTTGCCGGTCGCGATAATCTTCAAACTGATCGGGCGCGACACGATGACCCGCCGGTTCGACGACGCCGCGCCGAGCTATTGGATACCGCGGCGTCCGGTCGCCGACGTGAAGCGCTACTTCCGCCAGTTTTAGGTAGGGCGGGTTCTACCCGCCGTTGAACTGAAATGAGACTGGAGTGCGGGCCGGGCCCGCCGTCGATAAAATGAGGAACCCATGAGCGCCAACGATACCCGCGATCCCAACGACTTCACCCGCGAAGCCGGCGCCGAGCGCGTCGGTCTGGTCGCCGAGTTCTGGGATTTTCTCAAGCACAACAAGAAATGGTGGCTCCTGCCCATTCTGGTAGTTGTCGCACTCATCGGGGCACTGGTCTATGTCGGCGGAAGCGCCGCCATGCCGTTCGTATATCCACTATTCTGACTTGTCGTTATTCGCCGCCATTGGTTATACTCGGTTGAGCCGTAGC from Phycisphaerae bacterium includes:
- a CDS encoding DUF5989 family protein, whose amino-acid sequence is MSANDTRDPNDFTREAGAERVGLVAEFWDFLKHNKKWWLLPILVVVALIGALVYVGGSAAMPFVYPLF